The Marinilabiliales bacterium genomic sequence TGTCAGGTCTGTCATCCAGTCTTCCAGAACATTATCAGCTTCGTATGAAGCTTCGAAAGAGTAAACATTCCATGTTGTCAGGTCTGTCATCCAGTTTTCAAGCATGTAATCTTCCTCTTCAGCAGTTCCAAAGGCAAAAAGATCAAATACTTTTTTATCATTTTTAAGTTTGTACTCTTCACCTACTGATGCGGCAAATGCGTCAAAGCCCGAAAAAACAAGCATTGCGATTAGTATGTATACTGTTTGTATTTTCATTATTTTTTTCATTATTGTTGTCATTTTGTATTAGTTATAGCTATTTGTTTGAATTACCAATCTTGTTTAATATTTGCTTCTGTTTATTAAACACACATCCGGTTCAATTGTTCAATTAATAACATTATTTATTTCAGATAATCATAAATACACTTGATATACTGTAAATATAGACATTTCATAGTTTATTTAGAAATATTTTAAATAATATTATAGGTTTTTAATATCTGTTCACATACCGGCCTGAGGGGCTAATTTTGTTTATTCTTTTTGCAAATAATATATATTATATGCTATTTTGCCTTAATTACAACCGTCATGCAGGTCACCTGACAGATGACAAACAATGAGGGTAATTTATCAATGACCGGAACCCGTATTATAGTTGCAGCAACAAGCGACCTTGCGACTGACCAGAGGCTCAGGCGGCATTGCACTGCATTGCATGAGAACGGATGTGAGGTAACCCTCACGGGCAGGGTACTGAAGGGAAGCCTTCCGGTGACTGAAACACCCTACAGAACAAGGCGTGTAAAGCACCTGTTCAACAGGGGGCCCCTGTTTTATGCCGAATATAACATCAGGTTGTTTTTTTTCCTGCTGTTCAATCGCTTCGACATCATCAATGCAAATGACCTCGACACACTGCCGGCCTGCTACATCGTATCCAGGCTCAGGTCAAAGCCTCTTGTCTACGACAGCCATGAATATTTTACCGGGGTGCCTGAACTGACCGGCCGTCCCTTTGTCAGGAAAACATGGGAGGCAATAGAGCGCCTGATCTTTCCCGGGCTTTCCCACATCATAACGGTCAACAGCTCAATAGCCCTTATTTACAGTGAGAAATACGGCAAAGAAATTGATGTTGTGCGCAACCTTCCTGCCCCGGGTGATAATTCTCATGAAGCAAAGCCGGAAGATTTCGGCCTTCCCCGTAGAAAAAAATTCGTGATCTTGCAGGGTGCGGGCATTAATATTGACAGGGGCGCAGAGGAAGCGGTCAGGTCAATGCACCATGTGCATGATGCAGTGCTTGTTATCGCCGGCAAAGGTGATGCCTTGCCCGTACTTCGCAGAATAGCCGATGAAGAAGCACTAACCGGCAGGGTACGCTTTATACCGCCAATGCCCTACGAAAAGCTCATGCAGCTTACCTCACTTTGCAGCTGCGGGTTGTCACTTGACAAGGACAGCAACCTGAACTACAGGTACAGCCTCCCCAACAAGATCTTCGATTATATCATTGCAGGCATCCCGGTGGTAGTATCCAGCCTGCCCGAAACCCGCCGTATAATTGAACAGTATGAAGTGGGCCTGATTGCTGATTGCCTTTCCCCGAAAGGAATATCGGAAAAAATAAACGAAGTGCTCAGCTCACCCCCTTCCAGGTGGCAGGAGAACCTGAAAAAGGCAGCAGCAGAACTGAACTGGGAAATGGAAAAAGATAAGCTGATCTCTGTTTACAGCCGGATCGGCAAAAAAGGCAAGTAATATGTGGCTGATATAGAGTTGCCTGATAATAAATATTTGGCGCACAAATTTCCTGGTGCTATTTTTGTACCTCCTTTACAGGATGTAAAATTAAATTCTGATAAAATATGACCACTTTTAAAAGAACAGCTGTTTTCCTGCTGGTTTTCATTGCAGCAATAAACCAGGCCTTCCCGTCAGGTTATAATATAAACGTCAGGATAAGCGGACTGGAGGATACGACCCTGCTCCTTGCATACCATTTCGGTAACAGGAAATACATTAAAGATACCATTATGCTTGATTCCCGCGGAGAGGGTATGTTCAAAGATGATGAAGCCCTTCCGGGAGGCATATACCTGGTGGTTATGCCAGATATGGATTATTTCGAGATACTGGTTGACCGGGAACAGGAGTTCCGGATTGAGACCACCGTTGATAACCCGGTTGAAAACATCAGAATATCCGGATCGGCTGAAAATGAGCAGTTTTTTGAGTATCACCGTTTCATGAACCGGCGGCAGAGAGCATCATCAGACCTCCAGCAGAGAATTGAGATGAACCGGGATAATCCCGATTCGGTTAAGATTCTCCAGGAGCGGGGAAGAGAACTCGACAGGGAGGTTCAGGAATACTGGAACTCGATAATTGAAAGGCAGCCGGGCACACTGCTGGCCAACCTTATAAGGGCCATGAAAAATCCGCAGATACCTGAATTTGAATTACCCGAAGGTACCCATAACCCCGATTCCGTAAGGTGGAGAATGGGATATGATTATAACAGGAAGCACTTTTTCGACAATATAGATTTTTCAGATGATCGCCTGCTCAGAACCCCTGTCCTCCACAACCGGCTGGAGCATTTCTTCACCCGCACCCTTATGCAGGTTCCCGATATGATCATACCCGAAGCTGTAAGGGTGATAGAGCTGGCAAAGGCTAATGACGATGTATTTCAATATGTACTTGTATACCTGCTGAACCATTATGAAAGATCAAACATAATGGGAATGGATGAGGTGTTCGTTGAGCTTGCCGAAAGGTATTACCTCAGCGGAGAAGCTTTCTGGGTCAATGATGAGACCATCAGACGGCTGAGGGACAGGGTTGAGCGTATGAAACCAAACCTGATCGGGCGCACTGCAGCAGAGATGAGGATGAGGATACCCGATGGCAGTTTTGTGAATCTTCACGGCATAGAAGCCGAATACACGATCATATATTTCTATGAACCGGCCTGCGGGCACTGCAAAGTTGTAACGCCCAGGCTGAACGAACTGTACAAAAAATACCGGGATCAGGGCCTGCAGGTTTTTGCAGTATACATTTACGACGATGTTGAAGAGTGGCAGGAGTATATAAACGACAACGGCCTTGACTGGGTAAACGTATTTGATCCGCAGAATGAGACCAACTTCCGGTTCAATTACGACATATACAGCACACCTACACTATATGTGCTGGATGCAGACAAGACAATAATCGCCAAGAGGATCGGGATTGAAACAATTGAGCAGATGGTGGAAGATCTGCTTTAAAAAGTGGTTCATGGCCCCGGATGAGGGGCTTTAATTTGGCACCCGACGAAGCGGGGTTATACTGCTGGTCCTTATGAAACAGAGCTAACCGTGAGCACTGATATAATGGGCTTGTATTGTGAGCGCTGATGAAACGGGGCTGCATGCCCTGAAACTGCAAAGCCGGTGTTTCAACCGGCTTTTCCGCTATTTTTCAGCAGGCCTGCTATGGTACTTCCGATATCGGCCGGAGATTCAACCACGGTAATGCCACACTCCCTCATAACCTTCATCTTGGCTGCGGCCGTATCATCGCTTCCACCTATAATCGCACCCGCATGTCCCATCCTCCTGCCTTTGGGGGCAGTCTGGCCGGCAATGAAACCCACTACCGGTTTGGTGCCGTTATCCCTTATCCACCTGGCCGCCTCGGCTTCCATGTTGCCTCCAATCTCACCTATCACGATTATGCCATCAGTCCCCGAATCATCCATCAGCATTTTCACGGCATCGAGTGTGGTTGTTCCGATTACCGGGTCACCCCCTATACCGATGCATGTTGATTGACCCAGGCCCGACTTGGTCACCTGGTCAACCGCCTCATAGGTCAGCGTACCCGAACGGGAGATAATTCCAACTGTGCCCTTTTTATGTATAAAACCTGGCATTATACCGACTTTTGCCTCCCCGGGGGTGATGATGCCCGGACAATTGGGGCCGATAAGAGTGGTTTTACGCCCCCTGAGGTACTCTTTGACCTTTACCATGTCAGACACCGGGATGCCTTCTGTAATCGCTACAATCACCTCTATGCCCGCTTCAGCAGCCTCCATAATCGCATCGGCTGCAAATGCCGGCGGCACGAAAATAACAGAGGTGTCGGCTCCGGTTTCCCTGACCGCTTCCGAAACGGTATTGAACACTGGCTTTCCCAGGTGCTGCTGTCCGCCTTTCCCGGGCGTGACCCCTCCCACCACATTCGTTCCGTATTCGATCATCTGTGAAGCATGAAAGCTGCCCTCACTGCCGGTAAATCCCTGTACAATAACTTTTGAATCCCTGTTTACCAGAACACTCATGATATTTCAGATTAGATTATTCAGTATTCGTTGTGCCGTCTCTTTTTTCCCCCATGCCCGGAGCCGGGATCGAAACCCGGCTTGCGGCAAATTAGAAAAATATTCCATCAACCCGGTGATTTTGCAAATTCCCCGATGGACCTGGCAATTTCATCGGCAACAAGCCTCAGTGGCATATTTTTTTCAAGTGCTATCCTTTTCAACTCTTCATATTCGGGCTTGATATTCACTATTTCACCCGCAAACCAGGAAACCTTTGCATTTACGTCACCAAGAGGCGTGGTGACTGTTATGCTCTCCCTTGCCAGCACCTCACGGGATTCCCGGCGTATCCGCACACCGATTGTGGTTGTTTCCCTGAAAAGGATTTTCAGCAATCTGTCCTTTGTACCCGCCCCCGGCCCCGAGAGAACAGTAAGCCTTATACCCGGCCTGTTCTTCTTCATCTGGATATTTGTCATAAACACTTCAAGAGCGCCTTCCCGGTATAGCATATCGATAACATGATCGAAAAACTGGGGGTTCATATCGTCGATGTTGGTCTCGACAACATCTATGGTGGTGGCGGATTGACCCTGGCCGGCCTCTCCCACGAAGATCCTCAGAACATTGGGTTGCTCAAAGTCTTTTGTACCGGCTCCGTAACCTATTGCTCCGGTCACCATGGGAGGCATATCGCCAAAACCGTCAGCCAGGGCGGTAATTACAGCCGCGCCGGTGGGAGTAACCAGTTCCCCGTCAGACCCGGCAGAATATACAGGCACACCCTTAAGTATTTCGGCAGTGGCCGGTGCAGGGACAGGGAACTTGCCATGTGAGAATGTGACAAAACCCGATCCCACGTTAAGGGGCGAGCACCACACCTTTTCAATGCCCAGCATCCTGAAGCCGGTGAGTGCAGCCACAACATCGACAACGGTGTCGACCGCGCCGATCTCATGAAAATGGACCTTTTCAACAGGCATATTGTGAATCCTGGCCTCGGCAACCGCAATTTTACTGAAGATCTCCTTTGCCTTTTTTTTCATAGCTTCATCCAGGGAGGTGTTTTCCACCAGCTGTACCAGATCATCAAGTCCCCTATGGTGCTTCTGCTCAGGGTACTTCACCTTGAAACTGGTAGACGCTATATTCTGTTTAAC encodes the following:
- a CDS encoding glycosyltransferase produces the protein MTNNEGNLSMTGTRIIVAATSDLATDQRLRRHCTALHENGCEVTLTGRVLKGSLPVTETPYRTRRVKHLFNRGPLFYAEYNIRLFFFLLFNRFDIINANDLDTLPACYIVSRLRSKPLVYDSHEYFTGVPELTGRPFVRKTWEAIERLIFPGLSHIITVNSSIALIYSEKYGKEIDVVRNLPAPGDNSHEAKPEDFGLPRRKKFVILQGAGINIDRGAEEAVRSMHHVHDAVLVIAGKGDALPVLRRIADEEALTGRVRFIPPMPYEKLMQLTSLCSCGLSLDKDSNLNYRYSLPNKIFDYIIAGIPVVVSSLPETRRIIEQYEVGLIADCLSPKGISEKINEVLSSPPSRWQENLKKAAAELNWEMEKDKLISVYSRIGKKGK
- a CDS encoding DUF5106 domain-containing protein, which produces MTTFKRTAVFLLVFIAAINQAFPSGYNINVRISGLEDTTLLLAYHFGNRKYIKDTIMLDSRGEGMFKDDEALPGGIYLVVMPDMDYFEILVDREQEFRIETTVDNPVENIRISGSAENEQFFEYHRFMNRRQRASSDLQQRIEMNRDNPDSVKILQERGRELDREVQEYWNSIIERQPGTLLANLIRAMKNPQIPEFELPEGTHNPDSVRWRMGYDYNRKHFFDNIDFSDDRLLRTPVLHNRLEHFFTRTLMQVPDMIIPEAVRVIELAKANDDVFQYVLVYLLNHYERSNIMGMDEVFVELAERYYLSGEAFWVNDETIRRLRDRVERMKPNLIGRTAAEMRMRIPDGSFVNLHGIEAEYTIIYFYEPACGHCKVVTPRLNELYKKYRDQGLQVFAVYIYDDVEEWQEYINDNGLDWVNVFDPQNETNFRFNYDIYSTPTLYVLDADKTIIAKRIGIETIEQMVEDLL
- the sucD gene encoding succinate--CoA ligase subunit alpha; amino-acid sequence: MSVLVNRDSKVIVQGFTGSEGSFHASQMIEYGTNVVGGVTPGKGGQQHLGKPVFNTVSEAVRETGADTSVIFVPPAFAADAIMEAAEAGIEVIVAITEGIPVSDMVKVKEYLRGRKTTLIGPNCPGIITPGEAKVGIMPGFIHKKGTVGIISRSGTLTYEAVDQVTKSGLGQSTCIGIGGDPVIGTTTLDAVKMLMDDSGTDGIIVIGEIGGNMEAEAARWIRDNGTKPVVGFIAGQTAPKGRRMGHAGAIIGGSDDTAAAKMKVMRECGITVVESPADIGSTIAGLLKNSGKAG
- the larC gene encoding nickel pincer cofactor biosynthesis protein LarC, whose amino-acid sequence is MRIAYFDCFSGISGDMLAGALLDAGLDFGDLEKEIEKLGLPGVTISASRVVKQNIASTSFKVKYPEQKHHRGLDDLVQLVENTSLDEAMKKKAKEIFSKIAVAEARIHNMPVEKVHFHEIGAVDTVVDVVAALTGFRMLGIEKVWCSPLNVGSGFVTFSHGKFPVPAPATAEILKGVPVYSAGSDGELVTPTGAAVITALADGFGDMPPMVTGAIGYGAGTKDFEQPNVLRIFVGEAGQGQSATTIDVVETNIDDMNPQFFDHVIDMLYREGALEVFMTNIQMKKNRPGIRLTVLSGPGAGTKDRLLKILFRETTTIGVRIRRESREVLARESITVTTPLGDVNAKVSWFAGEIVNIKPEYEELKRIALEKNMPLRLVADEIARSIGEFAKSPG